A section of the Drosophila sechellia strain sech25 chromosome 3L, ASM438219v1, whole genome shotgun sequence genome encodes:
- the LOC6605001 gene encoding peptidoglycan-recognition protein LF, with translation MPKTAAVTSLPEEPINNAKRFRVELLYLCVILLMIVALSAGYFTWMMSHSTSSTNKGLHILDRSEWQGEPPSGKYPHLKLPVSNIIIHHTATEGCEQEDVCIYRMKAIQAFHMKSFGWVDIGYNFLVGGDGQVYVGRGWHIQGQHVNGGYGAISVSIAFIGTFVNMEPPARQIEAAKRLMDEGVRLHRLQPDYHIYAHRQVSPTESPGQKLFELMQNWPRYTRDPTSLRLLSNETMKLVTRPYWLAQPPIVPLTPLKLPIKSVRFVATSTPSCFTQAECTFRVRLMQNSHIESNGYNDINYNFVAAGDENIYEARGWDHSCEPPKNADELVVAFIGPSSSNKNIALELIKQGIKLGHISKNYSLIDDLEKS, from the exons ATGCCGAAAACAGCGGCAGTTACTTCTCTCCCAGAAGAACCGATAAATAATGCGAAAAGATTTCGCGTGGAGCTTCTCTATCTCTGTGTGATTCTTCTAATGATTGTGGCTTTGTCAGCTGGCTATTTCACGTGGATGATGT CCCACTCCACAAGCTCGACGAACAAGGGCCTACACATACTCGATCGCAGCGAATGGCAGGGGGAACCACCCAGTGGGAAGTACCCGCACCTCAAGCTTCCCGTCTCCAATATTATCATTCACCACACGGCAACCGAAGGATGCGAACAAGAG GATGTTTGCATATACCGCATGAAGGCCATTCAGGCATTCCATATGAAATCATTCGGTTGGGTCGACATTGGCTATAACTTTTTGGTTGGCGGCGATGGTCAAGTCTACGTAGGACGCGGCTGGCACATCCAGGGTCAGCATGTGAATGGAGGATATGGTGCCATCTCAGTTAGCATAGCCTTTATCGGAACCTTTGTGAATATGGAGCCACCAGCTCGACAAATCGAAGCAGCCAAGCGACTGATGGACGAGGGCGTACGTCTGCATAGACTGCAGCCGGATTACCATATATATGCCCATCGCCAAGTTAGCCCCACCGAAAGTCctggccagaagcttttcgaGCTGATGCAGAATTGGCCACGATACACGCGGGATCCAACATCAT tgCGACTCCTAAGCAATGAGACTATGAAGCTAGTTACCCGACCTTATTGGTTAGCTCAGCCACCTATAGTGCCACTTACTCCTTTGAAGCTGCCAATTAAGAGCGTGAGATTTGTGGCAACCAGTACTCCATCATGTTTCACTCAAGCCGAGTGCACTTTTCGTGTGCGCCTTATGCAAAACTCTCACATTGAGAGCAATGGATATAATGACATTAACTATAATTTCGTTGCGGCTGGGGACGAAAATATCTACGAGGCCAGAGGTTGGGATCACAGCTGTGAACCTCCAAAAAATGCGGATGAACTAGTCGTGGCCTTTATTGGTCCTTCGAgtagcaataaaaatatagcATTAGAACTAATCAAACAGGGCATCAAACTTGGCCATATAAGCAAGAACTATAGTCTAATTGACGATTTAGAAAAGTCATAG
- the LOC6605002 gene encoding UTP--glucose-1-phosphate uridylyltransferase isoform X3 produces MLDVPHEAKVRGHQRAPSDSKEFHEVTKRDALRLLEHDVDRLLETTEKARQPALKAEMGRFADLFGRFIQEEGPALDWNKIQKLPENAVMNYSNLKSPKNEQNEIRNMLDKLVVIKLNGGLGTSMGCHGPKSVIPVRSDLTFLDLTVQQIEHLNKTYDANVPLVLMNSFNTDEDTEKIVRKYKGFRVQIHTFNQSCFPRISREHYLPVAKDFDVEKDMEAWYPPGHGDFYDTFRNSGLLKKFIEEGREYCFLSNIDNLGATVDLNILNKLVGEERATTPVEFVMEVTDKTRADVKGGTLIQMENKLRLLEIAQVPPEHVDDFKSVKTFKFFNTNNIWANLAAIDRVLRERTLNMEIIVNNKTLENGTRVIQLETAVGAAMKCFDGAIGINVPRSRFLPVKKSSDLLLVMSNLYTLKNGSLVMSPQRMFPTTPLVKLGENHFSKVKEFLGRFANIPDIIELDHLTVSGDVTFGRGVSLRGTVIIIANHGDRIDIPAGAILENKIVSGNMRILDH; encoded by the exons ATGCTGGATGTTCCACATGAAGCTAAG GTGCGCGGCCACCAGCGAGCACCGTCCGACTCCAAGGAGTTCCATGAGGTGACCAAACGGGATGCACTACGTCTGCTGGAGCACGATGTGGACCGTCTGCTGGAGACCACCGAGAAGGCCCGCCAGCCTGCCCTCAAGGCGGAAATGGGTCGTTTCGCCGATCTTTTCGGACGTTTCATTCAGGAAG AGGGTCCCGCATTGGACTGGAACAAGATTCAGAAGTTACCTGAGAATGCTGTGATGAACTACTCGAATCTTAAGTCGCCCAAAAACGAGCAG AATGAG ATCCGCAACATGTTGGATAAATTGGTTGTCATCAAGCTGAACGGTGGTTTGGGCACCTCAATGGGTTGCCATGGTCCCAAGAGTGTGATTCCCGTGCGTTCGGACCTTACTTTCCTGGATCTTACCGTGCAGCAAATCGAGCATCTCAACAAGACCTACGATGCCAATGTTCCGCTGGTACTGATGAATTCTTTCAACACCGACGAGGATACCGAGAAGATCGTGCGCAAGTACAAAGGATTCCGTGTGCAGATCCACACCTTCAACCAGAGCTGCTTCCCGCGCATCAGTCGCGAGCACTACCTGCCGGTGGCCAAAGACTTTGATGTCGAAAAGGATATGGAGGC CTGGTATCCACCTGGACACGGTGACTTCTACGATACCTTCCGCAACTCTGGTCTGCTGAAGAAGTTCATTGAGGAGGGCCGCGAGTACTGCTTCTTGTCCAACATCGATAACCTGGGCGCCACCGTCGATCTGAACATCCTTAACAAACTGGTGGGCGAGGAGCGTGCCACCACTCCTGTGGAGTTTGTCATGGAGGTCACCGACAAGACCCGTGCTGACGTTAAG GGTGGTACTCTCATTCAAATGGAAAACAAGCTGCGCCTGTTGGAAATTGCCCAAGTGCCACCAGAGCATGTGGATGACTTCAAGTCGGTTAAGACCTTCAAGTTCTTTAACACCAACAACATTTGGGCCAACCTGGCAG CCATTGATCGCGTTTTGCGTGAGCGTACCCTAAACATGGAAATTATTGTGAACAACAAGACGCTGGAGAACGGAACCCGTGTTATTCAGCTGGAGACTGCTGTGGGTGCGGCCATGAAGTGCTTTGATGGCGCCATCGGCATCAATGTGCCACGTTCCCGTTTCTTGCCCGTGAAGAAGTCTTCAGATCTGCTGCTGGTCATGTCAAATTTGTATACGCTTAAAAACGGCAGCCTGGTAATGTCGCCACAGCGAATGTTCCCTACCACGCCGCTCGTCAAGCTGGGAGAGAACCACTTCTCGAAGGTGAAGGAGTTCCTGGGTCGCTTCGCCAACATCCCGGATATCATTGAGCTGGATCACTTGACCGTGAGCGGAGATGTGACTTTCGGTCGTGGCGTTTCTTTGCGC GGCACTGTGATCATCATTGCCAACCATGGCGATCGTATCGATATCCCAGCTGGAGCCATTCTGGAGAACAAGATTGTATCTGGCAATATGCGCATCTTGGACCATTAA
- the LOC6605002 gene encoding UTP--glucose-1-phosphate uridylyltransferase isoform X4: MLDVPHEAKVRGHQRAPSDSKEFHEVTKRDALRLLEHDVDRLLETTEKARQPALKAEMGRFADLFGRFIQEEGPALDWNKIQKLPENAVMNYSNLKSPKNEQIRNMLDKLVVIKLNGGLGTSMGCHGPKSVIPVRSDLTFLDLTVQQIEHLNKTYDANVPLVLMNSFNTDEDTEKIVRKYKGFRVQIHTFNQSCFPRISREHYLPVAKDFDVEKDMEAWYPPGHGDFYDTFRNSGLLKKFIEEGREYCFLSNIDNLGATVDLNILNKLVGEERATTPVEFVMEVTDKTRADVKGGTLIQMENKLRLLEIAQVPPEHVDDFKSVKTFKFFNTNNIWANLAAIDRVLRERTLNMEIIVNNKTLENGTRVIQLETAVGAAMKCFDGAIGINVPRSRFLPVKKSSDLLLVMSNLYTLKNGSLVMSPQRMFPTTPLVKLGENHFSKVKEFLGRFANIPDIIELDHLTVSGDVTFGRGVSLRGTVIIIANHGDRIDIPAGAILENKIVSGNMRILDH; encoded by the exons ATGCTGGATGTTCCACATGAAGCTAAG GTGCGCGGCCACCAGCGAGCACCGTCCGACTCCAAGGAGTTCCATGAGGTGACCAAACGGGATGCACTACGTCTGCTGGAGCACGATGTGGACCGTCTGCTGGAGACCACCGAGAAGGCCCGCCAGCCTGCCCTCAAGGCGGAAATGGGTCGTTTCGCCGATCTTTTCGGACGTTTCATTCAGGAAG AGGGTCCCGCATTGGACTGGAACAAGATTCAGAAGTTACCTGAGAATGCTGTGATGAACTACTCGAATCTTAAGTCGCCCAAAAACGAGCAG ATCCGCAACATGTTGGATAAATTGGTTGTCATCAAGCTGAACGGTGGTTTGGGCACCTCAATGGGTTGCCATGGTCCCAAGAGTGTGATTCCCGTGCGTTCGGACCTTACTTTCCTGGATCTTACCGTGCAGCAAATCGAGCATCTCAACAAGACCTACGATGCCAATGTTCCGCTGGTACTGATGAATTCTTTCAACACCGACGAGGATACCGAGAAGATCGTGCGCAAGTACAAAGGATTCCGTGTGCAGATCCACACCTTCAACCAGAGCTGCTTCCCGCGCATCAGTCGCGAGCACTACCTGCCGGTGGCCAAAGACTTTGATGTCGAAAAGGATATGGAGGC CTGGTATCCACCTGGACACGGTGACTTCTACGATACCTTCCGCAACTCTGGTCTGCTGAAGAAGTTCATTGAGGAGGGCCGCGAGTACTGCTTCTTGTCCAACATCGATAACCTGGGCGCCACCGTCGATCTGAACATCCTTAACAAACTGGTGGGCGAGGAGCGTGCCACCACTCCTGTGGAGTTTGTCATGGAGGTCACCGACAAGACCCGTGCTGACGTTAAG GGTGGTACTCTCATTCAAATGGAAAACAAGCTGCGCCTGTTGGAAATTGCCCAAGTGCCACCAGAGCATGTGGATGACTTCAAGTCGGTTAAGACCTTCAAGTTCTTTAACACCAACAACATTTGGGCCAACCTGGCAG CCATTGATCGCGTTTTGCGTGAGCGTACCCTAAACATGGAAATTATTGTGAACAACAAGACGCTGGAGAACGGAACCCGTGTTATTCAGCTGGAGACTGCTGTGGGTGCGGCCATGAAGTGCTTTGATGGCGCCATCGGCATCAATGTGCCACGTTCCCGTTTCTTGCCCGTGAAGAAGTCTTCAGATCTGCTGCTGGTCATGTCAAATTTGTATACGCTTAAAAACGGCAGCCTGGTAATGTCGCCACAGCGAATGTTCCCTACCACGCCGCTCGTCAAGCTGGGAGAGAACCACTTCTCGAAGGTGAAGGAGTTCCTGGGTCGCTTCGCCAACATCCCGGATATCATTGAGCTGGATCACTTGACCGTGAGCGGAGATGTGACTTTCGGTCGTGGCGTTTCTTTGCGC GGCACTGTGATCATCATTGCCAACCATGGCGATCGTATCGATATCCCAGCTGGAGCCATTCTGGAGAACAAGATTGTATCTGGCAATATGCGCATCTTGGACCATTAA
- the LOC6605002 gene encoding UTP--glucose-1-phosphate uridylyltransferase isoform X2, with amino-acid sequence MPSGIRPIDVLLERAGVRGHQRAPSDSKEFHEVTKRDALRLLEHDVDRLLETTEKARQPALKAEMGRFADLFGRFIQEEGPALDWNKIQKLPENAVMNYSNLKSPKNEQIRNMLDKLVVIKLNGGLGTSMGCHGPKSVIPVRSDLTFLDLTVQQIEHLNKTYDANVPLVLMNSFNTDEDTEKIVRKYKGFRVQIHTFNQSCFPRISREHYLPVAKDFDVEKDMEAWYPPGHGDFYDTFRNSGLLKKFIEEGREYCFLSNIDNLGATVDLNILNKLVGEERATTPVEFVMEVTDKTRADVKGGTLIQMENKLRLLEIAQVPPEHVDDFKSVKTFKFFNTNNIWANLAAIDRVLRERTLNMEIIVNNKTLENGTRVIQLETAVGAAMKCFDGAIGINVPRSRFLPVKKSSDLLLVMSNLYTLKNGSLVMSPQRMFPTTPLVKLGENHFSKVKEFLGRFANIPDIIELDHLTVSGDVTFGRGVSLRGTVIIIANHGDRIDIPAGAILENKIVSGNMRILDH; translated from the exons ATGCCCTCCGGTATAAGACCCATCGATGTTCTGCTGGAACGTGCCGGT GTGCGCGGCCACCAGCGAGCACCGTCCGACTCCAAGGAGTTCCATGAGGTGACCAAACGGGATGCACTACGTCTGCTGGAGCACGATGTGGACCGTCTGCTGGAGACCACCGAGAAGGCCCGCCAGCCTGCCCTCAAGGCGGAAATGGGTCGTTTCGCCGATCTTTTCGGACGTTTCATTCAGGAAG AGGGTCCCGCATTGGACTGGAACAAGATTCAGAAGTTACCTGAGAATGCTGTGATGAACTACTCGAATCTTAAGTCGCCCAAAAACGAGCAG ATCCGCAACATGTTGGATAAATTGGTTGTCATCAAGCTGAACGGTGGTTTGGGCACCTCAATGGGTTGCCATGGTCCCAAGAGTGTGATTCCCGTGCGTTCGGACCTTACTTTCCTGGATCTTACCGTGCAGCAAATCGAGCATCTCAACAAGACCTACGATGCCAATGTTCCGCTGGTACTGATGAATTCTTTCAACACCGACGAGGATACCGAGAAGATCGTGCGCAAGTACAAAGGATTCCGTGTGCAGATCCACACCTTCAACCAGAGCTGCTTCCCGCGCATCAGTCGCGAGCACTACCTGCCGGTGGCCAAAGACTTTGATGTCGAAAAGGATATGGAGGC CTGGTATCCACCTGGACACGGTGACTTCTACGATACCTTCCGCAACTCTGGTCTGCTGAAGAAGTTCATTGAGGAGGGCCGCGAGTACTGCTTCTTGTCCAACATCGATAACCTGGGCGCCACCGTCGATCTGAACATCCTTAACAAACTGGTGGGCGAGGAGCGTGCCACCACTCCTGTGGAGTTTGTCATGGAGGTCACCGACAAGACCCGTGCTGACGTTAAG GGTGGTACTCTCATTCAAATGGAAAACAAGCTGCGCCTGTTGGAAATTGCCCAAGTGCCACCAGAGCATGTGGATGACTTCAAGTCGGTTAAGACCTTCAAGTTCTTTAACACCAACAACATTTGGGCCAACCTGGCAG CCATTGATCGCGTTTTGCGTGAGCGTACCCTAAACATGGAAATTATTGTGAACAACAAGACGCTGGAGAACGGAACCCGTGTTATTCAGCTGGAGACTGCTGTGGGTGCGGCCATGAAGTGCTTTGATGGCGCCATCGGCATCAATGTGCCACGTTCCCGTTTCTTGCCCGTGAAGAAGTCTTCAGATCTGCTGCTGGTCATGTCAAATTTGTATACGCTTAAAAACGGCAGCCTGGTAATGTCGCCACAGCGAATGTTCCCTACCACGCCGCTCGTCAAGCTGGGAGAGAACCACTTCTCGAAGGTGAAGGAGTTCCTGGGTCGCTTCGCCAACATCCCGGATATCATTGAGCTGGATCACTTGACCGTGAGCGGAGATGTGACTTTCGGTCGTGGCGTTTCTTTGCGC GGCACTGTGATCATCATTGCCAACCATGGCGATCGTATCGATATCCCAGCTGGAGCCATTCTGGAGAACAAGATTGTATCTGGCAATATGCGCATCTTGGACCATTAA
- the LOC6605002 gene encoding UTP--glucose-1-phosphate uridylyltransferase isoform X1 — protein MPSGIRPIDVLLERAGVRGHQRAPSDSKEFHEVTKRDALRLLEHDVDRLLETTEKARQPALKAEMGRFADLFGRFIQEEGPALDWNKIQKLPENAVMNYSNLKSPKNEQNEIRNMLDKLVVIKLNGGLGTSMGCHGPKSVIPVRSDLTFLDLTVQQIEHLNKTYDANVPLVLMNSFNTDEDTEKIVRKYKGFRVQIHTFNQSCFPRISREHYLPVAKDFDVEKDMEAWYPPGHGDFYDTFRNSGLLKKFIEEGREYCFLSNIDNLGATVDLNILNKLVGEERATTPVEFVMEVTDKTRADVKGGTLIQMENKLRLLEIAQVPPEHVDDFKSVKTFKFFNTNNIWANLAAIDRVLRERTLNMEIIVNNKTLENGTRVIQLETAVGAAMKCFDGAIGINVPRSRFLPVKKSSDLLLVMSNLYTLKNGSLVMSPQRMFPTTPLVKLGENHFSKVKEFLGRFANIPDIIELDHLTVSGDVTFGRGVSLRGTVIIIANHGDRIDIPAGAILENKIVSGNMRILDH, from the exons ATGCCCTCCGGTATAAGACCCATCGATGTTCTGCTGGAACGTGCCGGT GTGCGCGGCCACCAGCGAGCACCGTCCGACTCCAAGGAGTTCCATGAGGTGACCAAACGGGATGCACTACGTCTGCTGGAGCACGATGTGGACCGTCTGCTGGAGACCACCGAGAAGGCCCGCCAGCCTGCCCTCAAGGCGGAAATGGGTCGTTTCGCCGATCTTTTCGGACGTTTCATTCAGGAAG AGGGTCCCGCATTGGACTGGAACAAGATTCAGAAGTTACCTGAGAATGCTGTGATGAACTACTCGAATCTTAAGTCGCCCAAAAACGAGCAG AATGAG ATCCGCAACATGTTGGATAAATTGGTTGTCATCAAGCTGAACGGTGGTTTGGGCACCTCAATGGGTTGCCATGGTCCCAAGAGTGTGATTCCCGTGCGTTCGGACCTTACTTTCCTGGATCTTACCGTGCAGCAAATCGAGCATCTCAACAAGACCTACGATGCCAATGTTCCGCTGGTACTGATGAATTCTTTCAACACCGACGAGGATACCGAGAAGATCGTGCGCAAGTACAAAGGATTCCGTGTGCAGATCCACACCTTCAACCAGAGCTGCTTCCCGCGCATCAGTCGCGAGCACTACCTGCCGGTGGCCAAAGACTTTGATGTCGAAAAGGATATGGAGGC CTGGTATCCACCTGGACACGGTGACTTCTACGATACCTTCCGCAACTCTGGTCTGCTGAAGAAGTTCATTGAGGAGGGCCGCGAGTACTGCTTCTTGTCCAACATCGATAACCTGGGCGCCACCGTCGATCTGAACATCCTTAACAAACTGGTGGGCGAGGAGCGTGCCACCACTCCTGTGGAGTTTGTCATGGAGGTCACCGACAAGACCCGTGCTGACGTTAAG GGTGGTACTCTCATTCAAATGGAAAACAAGCTGCGCCTGTTGGAAATTGCCCAAGTGCCACCAGAGCATGTGGATGACTTCAAGTCGGTTAAGACCTTCAAGTTCTTTAACACCAACAACATTTGGGCCAACCTGGCAG CCATTGATCGCGTTTTGCGTGAGCGTACCCTAAACATGGAAATTATTGTGAACAACAAGACGCTGGAGAACGGAACCCGTGTTATTCAGCTGGAGACTGCTGTGGGTGCGGCCATGAAGTGCTTTGATGGCGCCATCGGCATCAATGTGCCACGTTCCCGTTTCTTGCCCGTGAAGAAGTCTTCAGATCTGCTGCTGGTCATGTCAAATTTGTATACGCTTAAAAACGGCAGCCTGGTAATGTCGCCACAGCGAATGTTCCCTACCACGCCGCTCGTCAAGCTGGGAGAGAACCACTTCTCGAAGGTGAAGGAGTTCCTGGGTCGCTTCGCCAACATCCCGGATATCATTGAGCTGGATCACTTGACCGTGAGCGGAGATGTGACTTTCGGTCGTGGCGTTTCTTTGCGC GGCACTGTGATCATCATTGCCAACCATGGCGATCGTATCGATATCCCAGCTGGAGCCATTCTGGAGAACAAGATTGTATCTGGCAATATGCGCATCTTGGACCATTAA
- the LOC6605003 gene encoding uncharacterized protein LOC6605003, translated as MTSRWLLLSLLLYWGGQEVSSGVMDNFGDGLKMAGQMFGINTAADVANLVAKAFAGNSMTNVPNLISYAQSGFQGLQQNNGAEEQEEDQSEQQSETENAQEKPPVESASRKPTPISFDSGQMLTNMLRMVGFDTRKIGALALNALIMVAQAIGSSLLQVTRGGGTSLIDATESLYEPSDHRPRSLSMGSPIDWFMQRTDRYSKRLIKDIMDRDLPDYILDMIEAKEQPEEGKTAGCLKLLMCKGQPIIWGMQESLKKRLAGEPEEHEDNDSYFNKKILFKHLPSLEDFRNHSASCEVKYHEECPKNATTGSYL; from the exons ATGACAAGTCGCTGGCTGCTATTAAGTTTGCTACTCTATTGGGGTGGCCAGGAGGTCTCCTCGGGTGTGATGGACAATTTTGGTGATGGCTTAAAAATGGCGGGGCAAATGTTTGGCATCAATACGGCTGCAGATGTGGCTAATCTGGTGGCCAAGGCCTTCGCCGGGAATTCTATGACAAATGTACCCAACTTGATTAGCTACGCCCAGAGTGGATTCCAAGGGCTGCAGCAAAACAATGGTGCGGAGGAACAGGAGGAGGATCAATCGGAGCAGCAATCGGAAACGGAAAATGCACAGGAAAAACCTCCGGTGGAGAGCGCTTCCCGAAAACCTACGCCGATATCCTTCGACTCCGGTCAAATGCTAACCAATATGTTAAGGATGGTGGGTTTTGATACGCGGAAAATAGGAGCACTAGCCTTAAATGCTTTGATTATGGTTGCTCAGGCG ATTGGAAGCTCCCTGCTGCAGGTAACTCGAGGAGGTGGAACATCTTTAATCGATGCTACGGAATCCCTGTATGAACCCAGCGATCATCGACCACGTTCCCTATCTATGGGCTCGCCCATCGATTGGTTTATGCAACGTACAGATCGCTATAGCAAACGACTTATCAAGGATATCATGGATCGGGATTTGCCCGATTACATACTAGACATGATCGAGGCCAAGGAACAACCCGAGGAGGGTAAAACCGCTGGTTGCTTAAAGCTCCTGATGTGCAAGGGTCAACCCATCATTTGGGGAATGCAGGAATCGTTAAAGAAACGCTTGGCTGGAGAACCTGAAGAGCACGAGGATAACGATAGCTACTTTAACAAGAAAATCTTATTTAAACACTTGCCCAGTCTTGAGGATTTTAGGAACCATAGTGCTAGCTGTGAAGTCAAATACCACGAGGAGTGCCCCAAAAATGCAACTACGGGAAGTTATCTTTAA
- the LOC6605004 gene encoding small VCP/p97-interacting protein has product MGACLSCCGQSAEETNLMPSPEERRQQQLDAAEKRRQENEHRGIKNPDSVRRQQQRAEEMQRREEEAAHQGQGQPNLRWQTS; this is encoded by the exons ATGGGCGCCTGTCTATCCTGCTGCGGCCAAAGCGCCGAGGAAACCAACCTGATGCCATCGCCT GAGGAGCGCCGCCAGCAGCAGTTGGATGCGGCGGAAAAGCGTCGCCAGGAGAACGAACATCGGGGCATCAAGAATCCGGACAGCGTACGCCGACAGCAACAAAGAGCGGAGGAAATGCAGCGCAGGGAGGAGGAGGCCGCCCATCAGGGTCAAGGACAGCCCAATCTTAGG TGGCAAACGAGCTAA
- the LOC6605005 gene encoding pyridoxal kinase, with product MAGATNSDIKRVLSIQSHVVHGYVGNKVATYPLQLLGFDVDPLNSVQFSNHTGYKTFKGPVSNEKELATIFEGLEENELLPLYSHLLTGYIGNPLFLRQVGHILKKLRQANPGLVYVCDPVMGDNGQLYVPKELLPVYRDEIIPLADIITPNQFEVELLTEKEVRSEAAVWEAMEWFHQRGIKTVVISSSDLGQSGVLRAFLSQQNGPRLAIDIPKQGGKDLVFTGTGDLFASLFLAHSHGSKDIANVFEKTIASLQAVIKRTVASLPSGGNGPVKAAERELKLVQSKTEIEQPQVLLKAQRLN from the exons ATGGCAGGTGCAACCAATTCGGACATCAAGCGGGTTCTATCCATCCAGAGCCATGTGGTCCACGGCTATGTGGGAAACAAGGTGGCCACCTATCCACTGCAG CTGCTGGGCTTCGATGTGGATCCACTGAACTCGGTCCAGTTCTCCAATCACACGGGCTACAAGACCTTCAAGGGTCCCGTCTCCAATGAAAAGGAATTGG CCACCATTTTCGAGGGTCTGGAGGAGAACGAGCTGCTGCCATTGTACTCACACCTCTTGACCGGCTACATTGGTAATCCATTGTTCCTGCGCCAGGTGGGCCACATTCTCAAGAAGCTGCGTCAGGCTAATCCTGGCCTGGTGTACGTCTGTGATCCGGTGATGGGTGACAACGGTCAGCTCTATGTGCCCAAGGAACTTTTGCCCGTTTATCGGGACGAGATCATTCCACTAGCGGACATCATCACTCCCAATCAGTTCGAGGTGGAGCTGCTCACGGAAAAGGAGGTACGCAGCGAGGCGGCTGTTTGGGAGGCAATGGAGTGGTTCCATCAGCGTGGCATCAAAACAGTGGTCATTTCCAGCAGTGATCTTGGCCAGTCCGGAGTTCTGCGTGCCTTCCTAAGCCAGCAGAATGGACCCCGCCTGGCCATTGATATTCCGAAGCAGGGTGGCAAAGATTTGGTCTTCACTGGCACCGGCGATCTCTTCGCCTCCCTTTTCCTGGCCCACAGTCATGGCAGCAAGGATATAGCCAATGTTTTCGAGAAAACCATCGCCAGTTTGCAGGCGGTGatcaagcgaactgtggcttCTCTGCCCAGCGGTGGAAACGGCCCAGTCAAAGCAGCCGAACGGGAACTAAAGCTGGTGCAGTCGAAGACGGAAATTGAACAGCCCCAGGTGCTCCTCAAAGCGCAGCGACTTAACTAG